A genomic stretch from Ureibacillus composti includes:
- a CDS encoding shikimate kinase: MRKIYLVGFMGCGKSAIGRRLSYFLKMPYYDMDHEIVRLQGMSIPEIFEKFGEPYFRQLETEFLRNFRNEACIIATGGGVAMNEENRRIMRRTGLVFFLDATFDDIYTRIKNDKNRPIVQSSTREELEQLFNNRRKFYRISGHIKVLTEGRTIRQIVEYIGFQVNRLKGE; encoded by the coding sequence ATGCGGAAAATTTACTTAGTCGGGTTTATGGGGTGTGGAAAAAGCGCAATCGGGCGAAGGTTGAGCTATTTTTTAAAAATGCCATATTATGATATGGACCATGAAATTGTTAGACTCCAGGGAATGTCGATCCCTGAAATTTTCGAAAAATTTGGTGAACCTTATTTTAGGCAATTAGAAACTGAATTTTTACGTAATTTTCGAAATGAGGCGTGTATCATTGCAACTGGTGGAGGAGTTGCAATGAATGAAGAAAATAGAAGAATTATGAGAAGAACAGGATTGGTTTTTTTCTTAGACGCCACATTTGATGATATCTATACAAGGATAAAGAATGACAAAAATCGACCAATTGTTCAAAGTTCTACGAGAGAAGAACTAGAACAGCTGTTCAATAACAGAAGAAAATTTTATCGAATTTCTGGCCATATCAAAGTTTTAACTGAAGGTCGTACAATCAGACAAATAGTTGAATATATTGGTTTTCAAGTGAATCGATTAAAAGGCG